A single genomic interval of Microbacterium oleivorans harbors:
- a CDS encoding DUF6113 family protein, whose translation MIQTWPRIAGWAVAAVAGVVYGVAGTIGQAYSWGAVPVGLIVAVLGITGLVAGLRLLTGDRWTALACGLGALVATIVFSGRGPGGSVVVPAPPEGELSTGLIWTFALPIVVAIVVGWPALPTARRPDTN comes from the coding sequence GTGATCCAGACCTGGCCCCGCATCGCAGGGTGGGCGGTGGCCGCGGTCGCGGGCGTCGTCTACGGAGTGGCCGGCACGATCGGGCAGGCGTACTCGTGGGGTGCGGTGCCGGTCGGGCTCATCGTCGCGGTCCTCGGCATCACCGGACTCGTGGCCGGCCTGCGGCTGCTGACCGGCGATCGGTGGACCGCGCTGGCCTGCGGACTGGGTGCGCTCGTCGCGACGATCGTCTTCTCAGGGCGCGGTCCCGGCGGATCGGTGGTCGTCCCGGCGCCTCCCGAGGGCGAGCTCAGCACCGGTCTCATCTGGACCTTCGCCCTCCCGATCGTCGTTGCGATCGTGGTCGGCTGGCCCGCGTTGCCGACGGCCCGCCGCCCCGACACGAACTAG
- a CDS encoding ABC transporter permease, with translation MTNPNDNVPTTTSVLSVAEAEDAALAKSTAAPRSQARIVWGRFLRHRAATVSAVILIFLTLLSFTSVGFFGIPGWWPHDYRAAGDVVDGGIPTLSLIPEWLGGDGIRIGEHPFGQENTGKDYFALTMMGTQRSILLGLVLGISSTAIGSIIGAVAGYYRGWVDSVLMRLTDLFIVIPLLALAAVVGQIAGNIGKNPIILAFLLSLLTWTGLARLVRGEVLSLRERDFVLAARASGAGGARIIFRHLMPNVVGVIAVNATFAIAGAILLESSLSFLGFGVQPPETSLGLLISQYQGSFTSRPWLFWWPGMMILAIALSINFLGDGIRDAYDPRQSRSVRREIKRRNRA, from the coding sequence ATGACGAACCCGAACGACAACGTTCCGACGACCACGTCGGTCCTCTCGGTCGCCGAGGCCGAGGACGCGGCACTGGCCAAGAGCACGGCCGCGCCGCGGTCGCAGGCCCGTATCGTCTGGGGACGCTTCTTGCGGCACCGGGCGGCGACGGTCTCGGCGGTGATCCTGATCTTCCTCACGCTGCTGAGCTTCACCTCGGTCGGCTTCTTCGGCATCCCCGGCTGGTGGCCGCACGACTATCGCGCGGCGGGAGACGTCGTCGACGGCGGCATCCCGACCCTGAGTCTCATCCCGGAGTGGCTCGGGGGAGACGGCATCCGGATCGGCGAGCACCCCTTCGGACAGGAGAACACCGGAAAGGACTACTTCGCGCTCACGATGATGGGGACGCAGCGCTCGATCCTCCTGGGTCTCGTGCTGGGCATCTCGTCCACCGCGATCGGCAGCATCATCGGCGCGGTCGCGGGCTACTACCGCGGCTGGGTCGACTCGGTGCTCATGCGTCTGACCGATCTGTTCATCGTCATCCCGCTGCTCGCCCTGGCCGCCGTCGTCGGACAGATCGCGGGCAACATCGGAAAGAACCCGATCATCCTGGCGTTCCTGCTTTCGTTGCTGACCTGGACCGGACTCGCACGTCTGGTCCGCGGCGAGGTCCTCTCGCTCCGCGAGCGCGACTTCGTCCTCGCCGCCCGCGCCTCGGGCGCCGGGGGTGCTCGCATCATCTTCCGGCACCTGATGCCGAACGTGGTCGGAGTCATCGCCGTTAACGCGACGTTCGCCATCGCGGGCGCCATCCTGCTCGAGAGCTCGCTGTCGTTTCTCGGGTTCGGCGTTCAGCCGCCCGAGACGTCCCTCGGTCTGCTCATCAGCCAGTACCAGGGCAGCTTCACCAGCAGGCCGTGGCTGTTCTGGTGGCCGGGCATGATGATCCTCGCGATCGCGCTCTCCATCAACTTCCTGGGCGACGGCATCCGCGACGCGTACGACCCGCGTCAGTCCCGGAGCGTCCGTCGCGAGATCAAGAGGAGGAACCGCGCATGA
- a CDS encoding ABC transporter ATP-binding protein, whose amino-acid sequence MSVTATRTALKFTDLAVTFLTGSGDVNAVKGISLEVRPGEVVAVVGESGSGKSVTSLAAMGLLAENAITSGSITVGETEVIGLPNERMRKLRASEIAMIFQEPMTALNPVLTIERQLTEIFELHDVAYGDDARERSVELLRVVGIPEPERRIKQYPHQFSGGQRQRIVIAMAIALDPKVIIADEPTTALDVTVQAEILDLLRRLKDHRDAGILLITHNMGVVADIADRVAVMYRGDLVEVGTVDDVLTRPQHPYTKKLLAAVPRLDPEFTSRAAGGTSRDIVLEAQGLVLEYAGRGKTFRAVEDVSFDLAAGEVLGIVGESGSGKSTIARSVLGLMPVAGGTLTLGGQDLAKLRGRKAKNVRRDIGVVFQDPAASLDPRFPIGDCIIEPMAIHRVGTKAERLDRARELLDAVRLPRDVLERYPHELSGGQRQRVSIARALTLRPKLFVADEPTSALDVSVQAAVLDMLRELQQTYAFACILVSHDLAVVDQLSDHVLVLKSGRTVEQGPTSQVLLQPREAYTRELLAASPVPDPVEQRRRREERRAALDAS is encoded by the coding sequence ATGAGCGTCACTGCCACGCGTACCGCATTGAAGTTCACCGACCTCGCTGTCACCTTCCTCACCGGCTCGGGGGACGTGAACGCGGTGAAGGGGATCTCGCTCGAGGTCCGTCCCGGCGAGGTCGTGGCCGTCGTGGGTGAATCGGGGTCCGGCAAGTCGGTGACCTCGCTCGCCGCGATGGGGCTCCTCGCCGAGAACGCGATCACCAGCGGTTCCATCACGGTCGGTGAGACCGAGGTGATCGGGCTGCCGAACGAGCGCATGCGCAAACTCCGCGCCAGCGAGATCGCGATGATCTTCCAGGAGCCGATGACGGCGCTGAACCCGGTCCTCACGATCGAACGCCAGCTGACCGAGATCTTCGAGCTCCACGACGTCGCGTACGGCGACGATGCGCGCGAACGGTCCGTCGAGCTCCTCCGGGTGGTCGGCATCCCCGAGCCGGAACGGCGGATCAAGCAGTACCCGCACCAGTTCTCGGGCGGCCAGCGCCAGCGCATCGTCATCGCGATGGCGATCGCGCTCGACCCGAAGGTGATCATCGCCGACGAGCCGACCACAGCCCTCGACGTGACCGTCCAGGCCGAGATCCTCGACCTCCTCCGTCGCCTGAAGGATCACCGCGACGCCGGCATCCTCCTGATCACCCACAACATGGGGGTCGTGGCCGACATCGCCGACCGGGTGGCGGTGATGTACCGTGGCGACCTCGTCGAGGTCGGGACCGTCGACGACGTCCTCACGCGCCCGCAGCACCCGTACACGAAGAAGCTCCTCGCGGCGGTGCCCCGGCTCGACCCGGAGTTCACCTCGCGAGCCGCGGGCGGCACCTCGCGCGACATCGTGCTCGAGGCGCAGGGGCTCGTGCTCGAATACGCCGGGCGGGGCAAGACCTTCCGCGCGGTCGAGGACGTGTCGTTCGATCTCGCCGCGGGTGAGGTCCTCGGCATCGTGGGCGAGTCCGGCTCGGGTAAGTCGACGATCGCGCGTTCCGTCCTCGGCCTGATGCCGGTGGCGGGTGGGACGCTCACCCTCGGTGGACAGGACCTCGCCAAGCTCCGGGGGCGCAAGGCCAAGAACGTGCGTCGCGACATCGGCGTCGTCTTCCAGGACCCCGCCGCATCTCTCGATCCGCGGTTCCCGATCGGCGATTGCATCATCGAGCCGATGGCCATCCACCGGGTCGGCACGAAGGCGGAGCGGCTCGACCGTGCGCGGGAGCTGCTCGACGCGGTCCGGCTGCCGCGCGATGTGCTCGAGCGCTATCCGCACGAGCTCTCGGGCGGTCAGCGTCAGCGCGTCTCGATCGCCCGCGCGCTCACCCTGCGCCCGAAGCTCTTCGTCGCCGATGAACCCACCTCCGCACTCGACGTGTCGGTCCAGGCGGCCGTCCTCGACATGCTGCGTGAGCTCCAGCAGACGTACGCGTTCGCGTGCATCCTGGTCAGCCACGATCTCGCCGTCGTCGATCAGCTCTCGGACCACGTGCTCGTCCTCAAGTCCGGGCGCACCGTCGAGCAGGGACCGACATCGCAGGTCCTGCTGCAGCCGCGCGAGGCGTACACCCGCGAGTTGCTCGCGGCGTCGCCGGTGCCCGATCCCGTCGAACAGCGTCGCCGCCGCGAGGAGCGTCGAGCGGCTCTCGACGCCTCCTGA
- a CDS encoding DUF2200 domain-containing protein, translated as MSRVFTASVASVYVHYVAKAERKGRTRADVDEVTRWLTGYTQAELDAHLAAGTTFEDFFAAARLNPAATQITGVICGIRVEEIDDPLMQRIRYLDKLVDEVARGTQMSRILRG; from the coding sequence ATGAGTCGCGTGTTCACGGCGAGTGTCGCCTCGGTGTACGTCCACTACGTCGCGAAGGCGGAGCGGAAGGGGCGCACGCGTGCAGACGTCGACGAGGTGACACGCTGGCTGACCGGATACACCCAGGCCGAGCTCGACGCGCACCTCGCGGCCGGGACGACGTTCGAGGACTTCTTCGCCGCCGCGCGCCTCAACCCGGCCGCGACGCAGATCACGGGCGTCATCTGCGGGATCCGCGTCGAGGAGATCGACGATCCGCTGATGCAGCGCATCCGCTATCTCGACAAGCTCGTCGACGAGGTCGCCCGCGGCACGCAGATGTCGCGGATCCTGCGCGGCTGA
- a CDS encoding PH domain-containing protein: protein MRKTYRPASAVVAVAGFGILGVFLLVDVFVRGGALQGFLIAPWVLLALWVMYALLYAPFVSIDDRAIVIANPFRVTRVPWSAVSDVRLRWQVTVDTTEGRSFSAFGGPSPGRPARVPRGARTIEAHDAPRGPAAVREVDEIRERWRENADRPGESRVTTIWNRAVLIPLAVIAVYAVVAVVVGG, encoded by the coding sequence ATGAGGAAGACCTACCGTCCGGCATCGGCGGTCGTCGCGGTCGCCGGCTTCGGCATCCTCGGCGTGTTCCTGCTCGTCGACGTCTTCGTCCGGGGCGGGGCGCTCCAGGGCTTCTTGATCGCGCCCTGGGTGCTCCTCGCCCTGTGGGTCATGTACGCGCTCCTGTATGCGCCCTTCGTCTCCATCGACGATCGGGCCATCGTGATCGCGAATCCGTTCCGCGTGACGCGGGTGCCCTGGTCGGCGGTGTCGGACGTGAGGCTGCGCTGGCAGGTCACCGTCGACACGACGGAGGGGCGTTCGTTCTCCGCCTTCGGGGGTCCCTCACCGGGCCGACCGGCGCGCGTGCCCCGTGGCGCCCGCACGATCGAGGCCCACGACGCGCCGCGCGGGCCGGCAGCGGTGCGCGAGGTGGACGAGATCCGCGAGCGCTGGCGCGAGAACGCCGACCGGCCCGGGGAGAGCCGGGTCACGACGATCTGGAACCGCGCCGTCCTGATCCCGCTCGCGGTCATCGCCGTGTACGCCGTCGTGGCGGTCGTCGTCGGCGGGTGA
- a CDS encoding AzlD domain-containing protein: MTPWSGILLAAILCVALKAVGYLLPPSWFDGPRAQRIIDQLTVALLSALVVVQTLGAGAAVVLDARVPAVVAAAVLLALRAPFLVVVAVAALVAALLRAWGWAA; encoded by the coding sequence GTGACGCCCTGGAGCGGCATCCTGCTCGCGGCGATCCTGTGCGTCGCGCTCAAGGCCGTCGGATACCTCCTTCCACCGAGCTGGTTCGACGGGCCGCGCGCGCAGCGCATCATCGATCAGCTGACGGTGGCGCTGCTGTCGGCGCTCGTGGTCGTGCAGACCCTCGGCGCCGGCGCCGCGGTCGTCCTCGACGCGCGCGTGCCTGCGGTCGTCGCGGCCGCGGTGCTGCTCGCGCTGCGGGCCCCCTTCCTCGTGGTGGTGGCTGTGGCGGCGCTCGTGGCCGCGCTGCTCCGGGCCTGGGGATGGGCCGCCTAG
- the fdxA gene encoding ferredoxin encodes MTYVIALPCVDVKDRACIDECPVDCIYEGERSLYIHPDECVDCGACEPVCPVEAIYYEDDLPDEWQDYYTANVEFFDDLGSPGGAAKIGVIAKDHPVVAALPPQGEGH; translated from the coding sequence GTGACTTATGTGATCGCTCTCCCGTGCGTGGACGTGAAGGACCGCGCGTGCATCGACGAGTGCCCCGTGGACTGCATCTACGAGGGCGAGCGCTCGCTCTACATCCACCCCGACGAGTGCGTCGACTGCGGTGCGTGCGAACCGGTCTGCCCGGTCGAGGCGATCTACTACGAAGACGACCTGCCCGATGAGTGGCAGGACTACTACACGGCCAACGTCGAGTTCTTCGATGACCTGGGCTCACCCGGGGGCGCCGCGAAGATCGGTGTCATCGCGAAGGATCACCCTGTCGTGGCCGCCCTGCCGCCGCAGGGGGAGGGGCATTGA
- the typA gene encoding translational GTPase TypA, translating to MAHALRPDLRNVAIVAHVDHGKTTLVDAMLRQTGSFGSHEHMEERAMDSNDLEREKGITILAKNTAITYNGLHSDVPVTINVIDTPGHADFGGEVERGLSMVDGVVLLVDASEGPLPQTRFVLRKALEAKLPVILLVNKTDRPDARIAEVEEEAHDLLLGLASDLVDDVPDLDVDALLDVPVVYASGRAGAASLNRPGNGSLPDNDDLEPLFGAILEHVPAPSYDDEAPLQAWVTNLDSSPFLGRLALLRVFNGTLKKGQTVAWVRADGTTSNARVTELLKTRALERYPAEDAGPGDIVAIAGFADITIGETIADPEDVRPLPAITVDDPAISMTIGTNTSPLMGKVKGHKLTARMVKDRLDRELIGNVSLKVVDIGRPDAWEVQGRGELALAILVENMRREGFELTVGKPQVVTRRGEDGKLKEPFEHLTIDSPEEHLGAITQLMAARKGRMDNMTNHGTGWVRMEFVVPSRGLIGFRSEFLTITRGTGIANAISHGYDDWAGSITTRQNGSIVADRTGVVTPFAMIALQERMSFFVQPTEEVYEGMVIGENSRADDMDVNITKEKKLTNMRSSTSDSFESMTPPRVLTLEESLEFARDDECVEVTPEKVRIRKVVLDATERGRATARAKRQDASV from the coding sequence ATGGCGCACGCCCTTCGTCCTGACCTCCGCAACGTCGCGATCGTCGCGCACGTCGACCACGGCAAGACGACGCTCGTCGACGCCATGCTCCGCCAGACCGGCTCCTTCGGCTCTCACGAGCACATGGAGGAGCGCGCGATGGACTCGAACGATCTCGAGCGCGAGAAGGGCATCACGATCCTCGCGAAGAACACCGCGATCACCTACAACGGACTGCACTCCGACGTTCCGGTCACCATCAACGTCATCGACACCCCCGGTCACGCCGACTTCGGCGGCGAGGTCGAGCGCGGCCTGTCGATGGTCGACGGCGTGGTGCTCCTCGTCGACGCCTCCGAGGGCCCGCTGCCGCAGACGCGCTTCGTCCTGCGCAAGGCGCTCGAGGCGAAGCTGCCCGTCATCCTCCTGGTGAACAAGACCGACCGTCCGGACGCCCGTATCGCCGAGGTCGAGGAGGAGGCGCACGACCTGCTGCTGGGTCTCGCCTCCGACCTCGTCGACGACGTGCCCGACCTGGATGTCGACGCGCTTCTCGACGTTCCCGTCGTGTACGCGTCCGGTCGCGCCGGCGCGGCGTCGCTGAACCGCCCCGGCAACGGCTCCCTCCCCGACAACGACGACCTCGAGCCGCTCTTCGGCGCGATCCTCGAGCACGTCCCGGCCCCCTCCTACGACGACGAGGCACCGCTGCAGGCCTGGGTCACCAACCTCGACTCCTCGCCGTTCCTCGGCCGCCTCGCCCTCCTGCGGGTGTTCAACGGCACGCTGAAGAAGGGGCAGACGGTGGCGTGGGTGCGCGCCGACGGAACCACCAGCAACGCCCGGGTGACCGAGCTCCTCAAGACCCGCGCGCTCGAGCGCTACCCCGCTGAGGACGCCGGCCCCGGCGACATCGTCGCCATCGCCGGCTTCGCCGACATCACCATCGGTGAGACGATCGCCGACCCCGAGGACGTGCGGCCGCTGCCGGCGATCACGGTCGACGATCCCGCCATCTCGATGACGATCGGCACCAACACCTCGCCGCTCATGGGCAAGGTCAAGGGCCACAAGCTCACCGCACGCATGGTCAAGGACCGCCTCGACCGAGAGCTCATCGGCAACGTCTCGCTCAAGGTCGTCGACATCGGGCGCCCGGACGCGTGGGAGGTGCAGGGCCGCGGTGAGCTGGCGCTGGCGATCCTCGTCGAGAACATGCGCCGCGAGGGCTTCGAGCTCACCGTCGGCAAGCCCCAGGTGGTCACCCGCCGCGGCGAGGACGGCAAGCTGAAGGAGCCGTTCGAGCACCTGACGATCGACTCGCCGGAAGAGCATCTCGGCGCGATCACTCAGCTGATGGCCGCCCGAAAGGGCCGGATGGACAACATGACCAACCACGGCACCGGCTGGGTTCGCATGGAGTTCGTCGTCCCCTCGCGCGGCCTGATCGGCTTCCGCAGCGAGTTCCTCACGATCACGCGCGGAACCGGTATCGCCAACGCGATCTCCCACGGCTACGACGACTGGGCGGGCTCGATCACGACCCGCCAGAACGGCTCGATCGTCGCCGACCGCACCGGGGTCGTGACGCCGTTCGCGATGATCGCCCTGCAGGAGCGCATGAGCTTCTTCGTCCAGCCCACCGAAGAGGTCTACGAGGGCATGGTCATCGGCGAGAACTCGCGAGCCGACGACATGGACGTCAACATCACCAAGGAGAAGAAGCTGACGAACATGCGCTCGTCGACCTCGGACTCCTTCGAGTCGATGACGCCGCCGCGCGTGCTCACCCTCGAGGAGTCGCTCGAGTTCGCTCGCGACGACGAATGCGTCGAGGTCACCCCCGAGAAGGTGCGCATCCGCAAGGTCGTGCTCGACGCGACCGAGCGCGGCCGCGCGACGGCTCGCGCCAAGCGCCAGGACGCAAGCGTCTGA
- a CDS encoding AzlC family ABC transporter permease, with protein sequence MDQDAAARRAWRDGVGVAVATSAYGVSFGALGVAAGLDVWQTCVLSLLMFTGGSQFAFVGVIATGGWGALPAAVASAALLGVRNVAYGLRMAPVVGGSIRRRLAAIPFTIDESTAVALAQSEPRARRVGFWVTGVGIYLGWNLFTLVGALLGDVLGDPRAWGLDAAAAAAFLALLWPRLRRGEAVVVGVAAGAVAAVATPVTMPGIPVLIAAVVAIAVAAATPVRGTRDGSDAPQAGETTR encoded by the coding sequence ATGGACCAGGATGCCGCGGCGCGGCGCGCGTGGCGTGACGGCGTGGGCGTCGCCGTCGCCACCAGCGCCTACGGCGTCTCGTTCGGCGCCCTCGGGGTCGCCGCGGGTCTCGACGTGTGGCAGACCTGCGTGCTGAGTCTGCTGATGTTCACCGGCGGGTCGCAGTTCGCGTTCGTCGGCGTCATCGCGACCGGCGGATGGGGTGCGTTGCCCGCGGCGGTCGCGTCGGCCGCGCTGCTGGGCGTGAGGAACGTCGCCTACGGCCTGCGCATGGCGCCGGTGGTGGGGGGCAGCATCCGGCGTCGCCTCGCCGCGATCCCGTTCACGATCGACGAGTCCACCGCGGTGGCGCTCGCACAGTCCGAGCCGCGCGCCCGCCGTGTCGGGTTCTGGGTGACCGGTGTGGGGATCTACCTCGGCTGGAACCTGTTCACCCTGGTGGGGGCGCTCCTCGGCGACGTGCTGGGTGACCCGCGGGCCTGGGGTCTGGATGCCGCAGCGGCCGCAGCCTTCCTCGCGTTGCTGTGGCCCCGGCTCCGGCGCGGCGAGGCGGTCGTCGTCGGTGTCGCGGCCGGGGCGGTGGCGGCCGTCGCCACACCCGTCACGATGCCGGGGATCCCGGTGCTGATCGCCGCGGTCGTCGCCATCGCCGTGGCCGCGGCGACGCCTGTTCGTGGGACGCGCGACGGAAGCGACGCCCCGCAAGCGGGGGAGACGACGCGGTGA
- a CDS encoding ABC transporter permease → MLKFIIRRLAAAVGIMLAASLLMYVLTINSGDPLADLRESNADNREQLIARRTEYMNLDQPWFQRYLGWLLGASKCLIGQCDLGLTRQGVEVTTLVGQAAASTLRLVLLATILALIIGIAIGIITAIRQYSGLDYAVTFLTFLFFSLPVFWAAVLFKEYLAIGYNDWIRDPQLTPAQIIVIAVVLGVVVQVLGGGSLKRRVITFAVAAGFVGAALPLMLATDAFREPRLTIVGVAVLTVLLALSGTVASVGLHNRRVLVIGLASAGLVVVMHLALTNVFIYYMNWGVLAAGAVLAIVVPFLIGRFFGGRFKGPATVVAFVTIFGGALLTVVDALFRVWPSFLDRKPRPISTIGAQTPNFDGTFWQTFLDIGTQMLLPTLLLTVISLASYSRYTRTSMLEVGNQDFIRTARAKGVPERLVIFRHAFRNALIPIATIAAFDFAGLIGGAVITERVFGWKGMGELFASGLSQVDPNPVMAFFLVTGLAAIVFNMLADIFYAVIDPRIRV, encoded by the coding sequence GTGCTGAAATTCATCATCCGCCGTCTGGCGGCCGCGGTGGGCATCATGCTCGCCGCATCCCTCCTGATGTACGTCCTCACGATCAATTCCGGCGACCCGCTCGCGGACCTGCGCGAGAGCAATGCGGATAACCGCGAGCAGCTGATCGCCCGACGTACCGAATACATGAACCTGGACCAGCCGTGGTTCCAGCGCTACCTCGGCTGGCTCCTCGGGGCGAGCAAGTGCCTCATCGGCCAGTGCGATCTCGGACTCACCCGCCAGGGCGTCGAGGTCACCACGCTGGTCGGGCAGGCTGCGGCCTCGACGCTCAGGCTCGTTCTGCTGGCCACGATCCTCGCGCTGATCATCGGCATCGCGATCGGCATCATCACCGCGATCCGTCAGTACTCCGGCCTGGACTACGCGGTCACGTTCCTCACGTTCCTCTTCTTCTCCCTGCCGGTCTTCTGGGCCGCGGTGCTGTTCAAGGAGTACCTCGCGATCGGATACAACGACTGGATCCGTGATCCCCAGCTGACACCGGCGCAGATCATCGTGATCGCCGTCGTGCTCGGCGTGGTGGTCCAGGTGCTGGGGGGCGGTTCGCTCAAGCGGCGCGTCATCACCTTCGCCGTCGCGGCCGGCTTCGTGGGGGCAGCGCTGCCCCTCATGCTGGCGACCGATGCGTTCCGCGAGCCGCGTCTGACGATCGTTGGCGTCGCGGTGCTCACGGTCCTGCTCGCGCTGAGCGGCACGGTGGCCTCCGTCGGACTCCACAACCGCCGTGTCCTCGTGATCGGTCTGGCCTCGGCCGGGCTCGTCGTGGTGATGCACCTGGCGTTGACCAACGTGTTCATCTACTACATGAACTGGGGTGTCCTCGCCGCCGGCGCGGTGCTGGCCATCGTCGTACCGTTCCTCATCGGCCGGTTCTTCGGCGGGCGCTTCAAGGGGCCGGCGACGGTCGTGGCATTCGTGACGATCTTCGGCGGCGCTCTGCTGACCGTCGTCGACGCGCTCTTCCGGGTCTGGCCGTCGTTCCTGGATCGCAAGCCGCGTCCGATCTCCACCATCGGTGCGCAGACGCCGAACTTCGACGGGACGTTCTGGCAGACCTTCCTCGACATCGGCACGCAGATGCTGCTTCCGACGCTGCTGCTCACGGTGATCTCGCTGGCGTCCTACAGCCGGTACACCCGGACCTCCATGCTGGAGGTCGGCAACCAGGACTTCATCCGCACCGCGCGGGCCAAGGGCGTCCCCGAGCGCCTGGTGATCTTCCGTCACGCCTTCCGCAACGCCCTCATCCCCATCGCGACGATCGCCGCGTTCGACTTCGCCGGCCTCATCGGCGGCGCCGTCATCACCGAGCGCGTCTTCGGCTGGAAGGGTATGGGCGAGCTGTTCGCGAGCGGACTCAGCCAGGTCGACCCGAACCCCGTGATGGCCTTCTTCCTCGTGACCGGCCTCGCCGCGATCGTCTTCAACATGTTGGCGGACATCTTCTACGCCGTCATCGACCCGAGGATCCGAGTATGA
- a CDS encoding ABC transporter substrate-binding protein, protein MRFTRISMAAASAAALALVVAGCAPADGGDQEETSTSQSISVSVGPNDFISYNGFTPETYSTYNSAIVDRLLAGFSYFDEVGAIQPNADLGSYELISEDPMVVEYTIADDAEWSDGTPITVADAVLAWGVQNANLTSGEGPLFNSVSQDLGDTVPEGPQGDAEGKSFTVEFAAPDPDWQIQTWMLSPAHVVAEQGGMSTEELVDAIRGGDAEALATAAEFWNTGWNTAPGTLPDEALIPSSGPYVLSSWEAGQSVTLKRNESYYGEPAANDELVIRFVEQDAMVQALQNGDLDVIAPQPTVDTVSQIEELGDAAQLLTGQTLTWEHLDFNFTGNASLANSLELRQAFAMCVPRQQIVDNLIKPVSSDAEVMNAREVFPFQENYDEVVSAAYDGRYDEVDVEGAKALVDAAGAAGTVVRIGYSAPNPRRADEVALIKSSCDQAGFEIQDVGNADFFQPGGTQERGDYDVALFAWAGSGQITSGQNIYATDKPQNYGGYSNPVVDQAWETLATSLDESVHLEQTKIIEKQLWDDLFGIPVFAHPGVDAAAAAIENAQHSVGQSGIMWNAEKWSRAE, encoded by the coding sequence ATGCGTTTCACACGTATCTCCATGGCGGCCGCGAGCGCCGCAGCACTGGCGCTCGTCGTCGCCGGCTGCGCGCCGGCGGACGGCGGCGACCAGGAGGAGACCTCGACGAGCCAGTCGATCTCGGTTTCGGTCGGCCCGAACGACTTCATCAGCTACAACGGGTTCACCCCCGAGACGTACTCGACGTACAACTCGGCGATCGTGGACCGGCTCCTCGCGGGCTTCAGCTACTTCGACGAGGTCGGCGCCATCCAGCCGAACGCCGACCTGGGCTCGTACGAGCTGATCTCGGAAGACCCCATGGTCGTCGAGTACACCATCGCCGATGACGCCGAGTGGTCCGACGGCACCCCCATCACGGTCGCCGACGCCGTCCTCGCGTGGGGCGTGCAGAACGCGAACCTGACCAGCGGCGAAGGCCCGCTGTTCAACTCCGTCTCGCAGGATCTGGGCGACACCGTCCCCGAGGGCCCGCAGGGCGACGCCGAGGGCAAGTCGTTCACGGTCGAGTTCGCCGCGCCCGATCCCGACTGGCAGATCCAGACCTGGATGCTCAGCCCGGCGCACGTGGTCGCCGAGCAGGGCGGCATGTCGACCGAGGAGCTCGTCGACGCGATCCGCGGCGGCGACGCCGAGGCGCTCGCCACGGCCGCCGAGTTCTGGAACACGGGGTGGAACACCGCTCCCGGCACCTTGCCGGACGAGGCGCTGATCCCCAGCTCCGGCCCGTACGTGCTCTCCTCGTGGGAGGCCGGCCAGTCGGTGACCCTCAAGCGCAACGAGAGCTACTACGGTGAGCCGGCCGCCAACGACGAGCTCGTCATCCGCTTCGTGGAGCAGGACGCGATGGTCCAGGCCCTGCAGAACGGTGACCTCGATGTCATCGCCCCGCAGCCGACGGTCGACACGGTCTCGCAGATCGAAGAGCTCGGTGACGCAGCTCAGCTGCTGACCGGCCAGACCCTCACGTGGGAGCACCTCGACTTCAACTTCACGGGCAACGCGTCGCTCGCGAACAGCCTCGAGCTGCGCCAGGCGTTCGCGATGTGCGTCCCGCGCCAGCAGATCGTCGACAACCTCATCAAGCCCGTGAGCTCGGACGCCGAGGTCATGAACGCGCGTGAGGTGTTCCCCTTCCAGGAGAACTACGACGAGGTCGTCTCGGCGGCCTACGACGGCCGGTACGACGAGGTCGACGTCGAGGGCGCCAAGGCTCTCGTCGACGCGGCCGGTGCAGCCGGCACCGTCGTGCGCATCGGATACTCCGCCCCGAACCCCCGCCGCGCTGACGAGGTCGCACTGATCAAGTCCTCGTGCGACCAGGCCGGTTTCGAGATCCAGGACGTCGGCAACGCCGACTTCTTCCAGCCCGGCGGTACGCAGGAGCGCGGCGACTACGACGTCGCACTCTTCGCCTGGGCCGGTTCCGGCCAGATCACCTCCGGCCAGAACATCTACGCCACCGACAAGCCGCAGAACTACGGCGGATACTCCAACCCGGTCGTCGACCAGGCTTGGGAGACCCTCGCCACGAGCCTCGACGAGTCGGTGCACCTCGAGCAGACGAAGATCATCGAGAAGCAGCTCTGGGACGATCTGTTCGGCATCCCGGTGTTCGCTCACCCCGGTGTCGACGCCGCCGCTGCCGCCATTGAGAACGCTCAGCACTCCGTGGGCCAGAGCGGCATCATGTGGAACGCCGAGAAGTGGTCGCGCGCAGAATAA